GGGGATGGGTGTTTTCTCGCTTGTACCACACGCGGAATATGTTCGTAGTAGAAGAAGGCACTTCCTTTCAGGGGGACGGTCGGTGTGGCGGAATGTCCGGCGGAAGGCTGATCTGAGTACGCGGCCACCTTGCACTCCAAGCCCCGCTCTCCAAGCACTCCGCGCAGGAGCGGGATTCTGAGAAGCGGAACAAGAGTTCCACACTCTCTCACGATCCATCCTTTGTCGGAGCGGCGGGATTTGAACCCACGACCCCTTGCACCCCAAGCAAGTGCGCTACCGGGCTGCGCCACGCTCCGAATTTTGTTTCTTGAAACGTAAGCCGTCTTCTTCGTGATTGGAGAGATAACTCGTTCCAGTGCCCTCGCCTCACGTGTTGGATACAGCTTAATGGTCAAGACAACCAAACAAAAATAGTGAACTTCCATCGTGAAAACAAGGAGAATCCCGAAAACCTATTTTATCAATGCCATCGCTTTTGTGTGAACAGAAACCGGCGTGACAATCCGGTAAAAATAGACTCCGCTCGCCGCTTCCGCGCCCGATTGCGTTTTGCCATCCCATTGAAATGAGTGAACGCCCGCCTTTAGTCGCTCGCCGGAAATGAGTGTCCTCACGGACTGTCCCAGAGGATTCACAATTTGAAGTCTGAGAGGTGACTCTTCATTCAATCGGAATCTGATGGTTGTAGACGCGTTGAACGGATTGGGATAGTTCTGCATAAGAATCGGATCGGGAGGCCTGTTATACGATTGTTCACGGACGCCGGTGGATGAAGGCACATATCTCAGAATCGTTCCCGAATCTCCTACTGCGTACCCTGTTGTCGAGTCAACAAAAACCAGATCATGAATAACCTTTCCGGACGGAGAAGGGATCTCAAGCCACGTTGCTCCCGTGTTCGATGTGAAGAGAAGTTTGGGGTCGATTTCGGTTGCGACCCAGCCTTCGTTTGTTGTGCGAAACTTGAGAGTTGATGGTCTGCCGAAAATTCCAAGCCACTCGTATTCCCAGTGCACACCGGCGTTGCTCGAACGGACAACGCCGACTCCGTACTCGAAATCTCCCGAAACGCCGATGATGTTCAGCGAATCGATGCGGTGAAGATCATACACCGGTTCAGGACTTACGCCGTATTCAACCCAGCGAAGTCCGCCATTCGTGGTTCTTCGAACAATTCCCGCGATATCGAAGAAGCCGCCTGTTGCAAACGCCGTGCTTTCGGAAAAGAACAGGACGTTGACGATGGACACTTGCCCGAACTCAACGGAATCCACGGTGGCAGGATTCCATGTTATGCCGCCATCAGTTGTGTAGAGAAGATCTCCGAATTCGCCGCCTATCCAACCGTTCAGCGTATCCAGAAACATGATGGTGTGAAAATATCTTCCCTCAGGGATGAACGGCTCGTGCGTCCATGCGACCCCGCCGTCCCGCGTTTGCAGAATTGTTGCACCCCACCACGTTACGGTATCGACCCAATTCGTAAAGCTGAGTGCCCAACCGCGTTGTTCATTGAGCATGAAGATGTCGATGATGTCGGTTAGTACGCCCGACGGCTGTTGATTCCAGGAGGTTCCGGCGTTTGTTGTCTTGAGGATCACCCCTTCCCTCCCGACAATCCAGCCTGTGGTGTTGTTCAGAAAGAAGCATTTGTTCAGATCAACAATTGTGGGATTCGGAAGTTGCTGCCACCGGGTATGGGGTTGCGCGAAGGATTGCGTCGAAACCAGAAATGCAATCACGAGGAACCAGGCGGAACCGTATCGTGCAAATACCAGAACCGGCATCACTTCATTTCAACCGATATCACATACACTCATGGTGGATTGTTCCTCAGCTCAACAACAACCTCGGCAAGAATTCCGTCGTATAGGGGAAGAGGGGAGCAGCCGGATTTGTGTCAGTTCAGCTTCTGAAGCAGCGCTTCCAGAAACTTCTTCACTTCAATAACATCGCTG
The genomic region above belongs to Bacteroidota bacterium and contains:
- a CDS encoding T9SS type A sorting domain-containing protein; protein product: MPVLVFARYGSAWFLVIAFLVSTQSFAQPHTRWQQLPNPTIVDLNKCFFLNNTTGWIVGREGVILKTTNAGTSWNQQPSGVLTDIIDIFMLNEQRGWALSFTNWVDTVTWWGATILQTRDGGVAWTHEPFIPEGRYFHTIMFLDTLNGWIGGEFGDLLYTTDGGITWNPATVDSVEFGQVSIVNVLFFSESTAFATGGFFDIAGIVRRTTNGGLRWVEYGVSPEPVYDLHRIDSLNIIGVSGDFEYGVGVVRSSNAGVHWEYEWLGIFGRPSTLKFRTTNEGWVATEIDPKLLFTSNTGATWLEIPSPSGKVIHDLVFVDSTTGYAVGDSGTILRYVPSSTGVREQSYNRPPDPILMQNYPNPFNASTTIRFRLNEESPLRLQIVNPLGQSVRTLISGERLKAGVHSFQWDGKTQSGAEAASGVYFYRIVTPVSVHTKAMALIK